The Gadus macrocephalus chromosome 3, ASM3116895v1 DNA segment TGTAACAACCCCTATCATCTGGTTCACAGTGAAGTTAAGTGGATTAAGGCCCACATAAGGTCGTTGATTGTTTACAACGCAGAAAATTAGACATTACCGCATCAACATGCTCCCACacgttcacagacacacacacatgaaatggGACAGAGATTTCCGTTTAATCTCTTTCACATTTCCCGTCTAATCCCAGAGTCTAAACCCAGTCATTCTCTTCCCTCTCGTCTCTCTGCGCAGGCCCCATTAGCATTGGGGGAAATAACTTTTCCCCCACGCAATAATGCAGCTTATACACCACACCTTGATCACAGGGCATAAGACAAATACCACAGGGTGTGTCGGGcccacataagcacacacaggTCGTCAACGTGTTTAAGCCTGTGTGATCGCTCAACAGGGGGGGTGTTGTAGCAGCTGGGTTGTTGACAAAGAAGCGTATTCATTCTCCTAATTTAGGATTCACACTTTTTATTGACATTAACAGAAACTCCTTTCTTTctgcatccatgtgtgtgtgtgtctgtgtgtttgtgtgtgtgtgttcgtatgtgtgtgagtgtgtgtttgtgtctgtgtgtgtgtgtatgtgtgtgtgttcgtatgtgtgtctctgtgttcacgtgtgtgtctttgcagaACCTGCGTGTGCGTTGCTGCGGCGGCGTGGAGTTCCACACCCGCGTGGCCCAGAAGGTGTGCGGCTCTCTGAACCAGCGTTTCCTCCTGGTGGACGGGGACAGAGCCATCTCGGGCTCCTACAGGTGGGTACATCCAGTCCTGCTGCCTGGGTACCGTCCAGCACGGCcctcttgtttgttttgtacgATTTAAGTGCAGGAGGAATTCCTATCGGTTGATATCCAGTTCCAGTTACTGGTTTATTAAAAGACGCCTTGTAGTGAAACCCTGCTGTCATTTACTATAAATCCTTCCCTCCCACCTACTTTCCTTTTATATTCACTTTCTTTTCTGAAAGCCAACCACAAAAGATCCTTAAAACAAGTTATATATGTTAATGATATAGTAGAACCGAGCTGCGGCACACTTTTATAAATAATtgactggccttatttgttgcTTCTTCTACGACGATGCAAGATTGATGGAGTCGACTGTGACTTCATCAAGCCTAATGTAATGTATATTCTTATCGCTCTTTAAAGTTTAATGTGTAAAGCGATACAGAACGAGCGCTTCTAGGCACGGCACGGGATGCACCTTTCCTTCATCGCACAACCAGGCCAACAAGTCCTTCAAAGGTTGAAAGGAGTATTGACCTATAACTTGGAATTGAGCACGGGGGAGAATGCATGTCGTTACAAGAGAACAATGGATGAGAGACCTTTGAGCGAAAGTTTAAAGGAGATTCCTCGGTAATGGAGAAGTGCAGGGACAGACGCGGTTGCAATGAACAACTTGTATAACGTCTGGGCCTGAGGTAATTTAATTCATTTAACAACATCTTAGAACCACATCAACTTCCCATCAAGTTGCGTGCTACGCTTTCTTTCTGCTTAACTCTACCTCTCAAATGGATCACTgattcagattcttcagttaaTTACTTGTTACTTGTTACTTGTTATGTTGATTTCCCTGTTCAGCACTTTGTACTCCTGTTCAACAGTAAATACACAGACATAACCAGCGCCGTATGTTGACATCCctctcttgttgttgttgttgttgttgtcatttcCCCAAGCTACACATGGCTGTCCTCCCGACTGGACCGTAACCTCATCACCGTGATCACCGGCCAGGTGGTGGAGACCTTTGACCAGCAGTTCCGCGACCTCTACCTGACCTCCAGGGGGGTCTCCCTCAGCAAGGTCCCCTTCGGAGAGGAACCCGCCCCCGACCCGGTCCTCTACTCGGCCCCGGTGCCCGTCTCCGCCGCGGTGGCCCGCAAGCTCATCAACCCCAAGTACGCCCTGGTGACCGGCGGCAAGCACGCCAGCCCCGGCTCCTCCAACCAGAACTCCAGCAACAAGACGGCCTCCAAGAACCCCTTGGGGCTGATCATGCCGAAGGGGCGcatcagggaggaggtggaggcccccCCGCTGCACCCCGGACTGGCCCACCTGGAGAAGGCCTACATGATCAACTACCTGCCCACCTGGCCCGAGCCGGACCCGCCCCGCGACGTGATCGGCTTCATCAACATCCGGGACGACAAGCGGGCCCACCAGGTGCATCTGCAGCGGTCCGAGATGTTCGAGACCAGCCAGGCCATACGCTTCAGCTCGCCCTTCAGCCCCAACCCCGAGCCCGAGCTGGCGGCCCCGGCCGTGCCCCGCACGGACCTGGGGCCCTTTCAGACTCATGACGTCCCCGCTGCCCCGACGGAGCCTGGCGTGCGGCCCGACCCGGAGCCCGCCGATCAGATAGATGCCGTCGCGCCGCCCCCCGCGGACACCGTCCCGCCCCGAGGAAAGCCCCCGTCCAGGGACCCTTCGCCCCCGAGGGCATCGGAAACCGAGGACCGTTTGTCGTCGATAGAGGCCTCCGAACCGGCCGCGGAGGTGCCCACGGACGCCGCTGCGGTGACGGACCCTGTCCCCAAACCGCGGACGCTGCAGCTGGTCATAGAGCAGCCCCACCCCTCGGCGCCGTCCAGCCAGCCCCAGATCAGCCTGGTGAGGAAGATCCACATACCGGAGATCAACGCGCAGCGGGCGGCGCACGAGTCGTCGGCGGGAGCCCGCGGCCGCCTCGTGTCCCACCGCGGGGAGGGGGACAGCGCCGACGGCAGCCAGGACAGCACCGAGGTGATGTGCGACGACCCGCCCGCCCACGAGAACCCCTCCAGCGTCTCCACCGCgtcggagggggaggagttctACGAGTGCAACCCGTCGGAGCCCCGCGACGGCCTGACCAACGGCGGCACCACGGGGTCCGGCCACGGCGGCCGCCACGGCGACGGGCTCAACGTCATGGCCCGCTTCTCCCAGAGCATGCTGGACCTGCGTCCTCCCAGCGAGCAGGGGGACGGGCGCTCCCTGATTCAGCAGTCGCAGCTGCTCCGCAGGGGGTCGCAGCAGCCCCCCGGCAGACACATAGGGCAGGTGAGACGAGGCCGTCTGATCCGTGCGACGATGTCATTGATACGGGGAGGAGCGGGCGGTTGTGTCTCGTCTTGCTCTATTTGAGTTGGTTGTCTGGTAACGAGGTGAACCTGAGTCATCCGCATGCGAGTGGTAAACATTATGATCGGATCGCAGGAAGGTGTAACTGTCTGTGTTTTGTAAACTGGTAATTGCGGTTCGGCTGTTTCTTGGAAATGGTATAGGGGGTTTTCTTTCTGCCACAAACGGACATAcgtacatgcacgcacgcaggcaggcggGCAGAaaggcaaacacgcacacacaccttcatcgTTTAAATCCTCATCCTTATCCTTCTCTTCCTTGTCTCGCACATACGCACATTAGTATtacgtatgtatgcatgtatgcacacacgcatatctacatgcatacatacatgtacacacaaatgcatacatacacacacacacatacctggaTATAGGGCTCTGCTTATCATGCCagggaggatgatgaagatgaagggTAGCAACTTCAGATAGCCCGCAAGGATCGACGCACCCTTCACATGGCTCATGTTCTTGGCAGACAAGGATCGTTGCAcaatcacctacacacacacaaacaaacaaacacaccccgTCATCCTTTAATCCCTCATCCTAATCCTTCTCTTCTTCATCTCCACACAGTTGTTCCAGTACTCAAGGTCACCAGGTCGGGGGCCAAAGGTCATCGTGGCCAAACCAGGAAGCCACCACAGGCCGGGAAACTCCTCGACCCGTGTGATTGGAGGGCATCGTTACTGGCAGGGTCTAGGGCAGCAAATGCATGTGGACAGTGACTGCGCGCGAGCAAGCCGGTCGCCACGACGACACAGCCCCGGCTACAGGAAGGAAGGCAACGCCGGCTCAACGGCGCAGCCGACGCCTTCCAACCCCACTGGGTTTCTGGGGGTTTCCTTCTCAAAGCTGGGACACCTGAAACACCTGAAGACGCGGGCCGGAGGGGTCCAGAAAAAGGCCTCTTATAGCTAGAGCGAGGTCCAGAAGGAAGCCCCTCATAGTTAGAGCAAGGGCCAGCTCCAGGGGACGCATGATATCATCGCCGGGATCAATCTCGGATTGAATGTGAATGAATTTGACTTTAAGGACACGGTGACTCAATCAATATTATTACATAGGAGGATCTTATCTGTCTCTGGGCGTGTGGTTGTAAGCATGCGATGCAAACGTGTCAATAGTTACTGAACCATGGCCGTGGTTGTTAACACAGAACCAGGAAACCTGTTTATTATTTGCTTGATGTTGATTGGTTACTGGAGCTATAGAGGCTGGGTTATTCAAACTGCCTCTGAACTCATGTTGTGTGTTGACTTGACGCGTGTCTAATCACATCGACCTGgcagaatgaaaaaaaaaaaacatgttgacaggggggagggggacaaagAGTGAACATACTGTACTGTAAATAAAAACATGCCATTGTTAAGTGTAGCTCTTCTTTGAAatcaaaagattaaaaaaaacacgcgCTGCATTTGTGACAACACAAATGCAAGTTCCCACATTGTTGTCCATTctgaaccgtgtgtgtgtgtgtgtgtgtgtgtgtgtgtgtgtgtgtgtgtgtgtgtgtgtgtgtgtgtgtgtgtctctgcgtgtgtacCTGGTCCGTACACCAGTACCAGGTGGCTAGTATAGTGAGCCCCAGGGTCATGCCGGGCCAGGGCAGGTCCCCGGTTGTGGCGTCCCTGAACAGGTGCATGGCGTCCTCCCGGGGCAGGTGGCAGGTGCTGTTGGGGATGATCTTGCTGGGGATGGCCAGGCTGTACACCTTCTCCAGGTTACTGTAGCCCCCGATCTCGTTAAACGCTgtggacgacacacacacacacacacgcacacacatacacacagtgttcATGAGGAACATGTTTTCTTTGTGACTCATTTGATTAGGGTGAACACTGAaaaataagggtacattaatgaCAATTAATTAACATTTGTTAACGCGTTTAAGTAATGCATtaataagcattattatatatCATTAGCATAGGGTAAGAggtagggctagggttagttagtaagggtaaacccctaaccctattaaataatgttAATACCTTGGTTTTAACAGTAACACCATTACTAAACAGCAACACCATTAATCAATAATTACTAGACTAGATTACCTTACTGTTGATAAACTGTCAGTTAATATTAAACTGAAAAGAACTTTGATTAAAGTTGATTGAATTGAACTAACGcccccttattgtaaagtgttacacGTGATCTAATAGCTAAGGAGGATCCAGGCTGGCCTACCAGTGATAGTGAGGATGATGGCTCCTACAAGCATGATCACTGTCTGCAGGGTGTCGGTGTAGATGACAGCCGCCAGCCCCCCTGAAGACACCACATGGGAGGAAGTGTGGAAAGGTACGCTGGAATATTACCTCCATCAAAATGATGTACATCAGAATTATTTACATGCACCTTGGATTCAGATTTGACattttgtgtaggtgtgtgcgtttgcagcCATTTGTACTTGTGCCTCCACTTGTCCTTGTATCTGTATGTGGGATTAgacgtctttgtgtgtttgtacgcatgcgtgtgtgctagtgtgcttgcatgtgtgtgtgtgtgtgtgtgtgtatgtgtgtgcgtgtgtgataacCCATGTGTGTTTGCAATGCATGCATGCTTATGTGCATTattccatgcatgtgtgtgtttgtgtgtatgtacgagtgtgtgtgtgtacctgcgatAGTGTAGAGAGCCGTGACAACAAGCATGAGGatggtagagaggtagaggttCCATCCCAGACACACCTGGACGAACAGAGCTCCAGAGTACAGGTCggtctggagacacacacactctccgtcAGCCTCACAGGGACACAACAAATTAGGACCAAACGATAACCTTTATTCAAAGATAACTGGGGCTGTTGTTCCTCTGCACTAGAAAACATGAGCAACAGATAAATCAATTACTAAAGTGGGACATTCCCGAGCTCCAGATTTGACAAAAAAGTTATTGCATTGCACCTGGAAAaaggccatgtgtgtgtgtgtgtgtgtgtgtgtgtgtgtgtgtgtgtgtgtgtgtgtgtgtgtgtgtgcttgtgtgcgtgtgtgtgtgtgtgtgtgtgtgtgtgtgtgtgtgtgtgtgtgtgtgtgtgtgtgtgcctgtgtgcgtgtgtgtgtgtgtgtgtgtgtgtgtgtgtgtgtgtgtgtgtgtgtgtgtgtgtgtgtgtgtgtgtgtgtgtgtgtgtgtgagagagtgaagggGTGTGTCGTTGTGTTAAGGATGTTAGGGTGGAGTTTTGATTGCAGTGAGATAGAGGCCTACCTGAACAACAGGCCCTCACCAGATACAGGCTACAAGTGGGAGCGTGTAATCATTTTATACGTGGAGGCCTGGGGCTTGTGCACTGTCCAGTCACTAGAGGTCTGACTGAGAATCACAGCTTTTCCTTTTCAAGTGGACGCTTGAAACACACATATTTATCTTATCGTTGGCGTATGGTTCATATAAAGGACTGCCCTCGGGTGAAATGGCTACATGCTGAGGCCTGTTCCAACTGTGACACCTGTCAAGATGGGGCCCTGGTATTTCCATGGATGATGTATTATTAGGGGGCCTGATAgaagtataaatgtgtgtgtgtgtgtgtgtgtgtgtgtgtgtgtgtgtgtgtgtgtgtgtgtgtgtgtgtgtgtgtgtgtgtgtgtgtgtgtgtgtgcgtgtgtgtgtttgttggtgtcctACTGATATCTTGGTGAAGATGGACAACAGTAAAGACAGCACTGCCAGGTAGGTTcggatcctctctcctccgaAACGACGTCCCAGGTACTCTGGCATCGTTAcaatctgaacacacacatcagcaatGTTTGGGGCCTTTCACAGGTTTACGTTTATGTCTGTGTTCATGACTTACCCCCCTAGTCAGTAAATTAGGACAAAAAGAATGATGAGAAATTCCACAATTGAGCTAAAGTAATGGCTACAGTAAAAGTGTTAGCTAAGTTATTTTGCTACATGTTAAGTGTATAAATATAGCAAACACTATATCAAGCACTCAGAGCGTGAGTATTTTATTGCAGCGTCAGCATTTAAAATAACcacataactgtgtgtgtgtgtgtgtgtgtgtgtgtgtgtgtgtgtgtgtgtgtgtgtgtgtgtgtgtgtgtgtgtgtgtgtgtgtgtgtgtgtgtgtgtgtgtgtgtgtgtgtgtgtgttttgtagcaCCCTGTTGTGGAATTTTCATGGTGTCTAACGAGAACTGTTTCTTGGCACGACAATGGACTTGATGATTATAACAGACTTGACGGGCACACACACGtcctccacccacacccctGGTATTTTGCACGTGTGTATGTAGcctactgtatgtgtgtttgcgtgtgtccaTCGGTACATAttcacatacatgtgcacagatttaaaaatatatatttccaaagaaaatgtgtgtgcgcttgtttgtgtattgtgtgcttACTAACCCCTGAGGCAACGTAGACGGGGACAAACACCCAGGCCAGAGCCAGTAATACATAGGTGGCCTGAAAGGATGACAGGACACGAAAGGATTTCATGAGATGAGGTACAACATGGATCTCAGGCTCGGACATATTTTGGTCAAACTGCTGCCACATCTGTTTCTAATGAATTCCTCAAGCATAGCACCACTGTAAACGGCAAGTGGCCTGAGCCAGAGCATCTTCACAGAGAGCTGTGCTGCCCCCTGTTGGTAATCGTCGGCATTGCGACTTTGGTGAACGTCAAAGCTATAATAGGAATATGAGGAATTGTTTGTGTACATACATGTATTAATCAATAAAAGCTTAGTCCAGATATCTAATGTATCTATATAGTGTGTGTTCATATACTCATGAGTCCATACTTACATTCCATTCAAAGCCTGCTACAGCAatgcctccagcagctccagtaCCAGCCAGGCCAATAAACAGACCCGAGCCTTCTGAACTAGCGAACAAGGATGCTCCGATCTACTcccacgcacgcgcgcgcgcacacacacacacacacacacacacacacacacacacacacacacacacacacacacacacacacacacacacacacacacacacacacacacacacacaaatgtacattcTCTACTAGTTACTATTTAATGTTtactatttaaaatgtattatttgtattattataacatACAGTGAATCAATTTGGAATCATTTTGGGTTAGGCATTTTGGGTTAGGCTCAAGAAAATTGTCTCAAGTCCAGGCATAAAGTCGACCCAGTATAACTTCCCTCCCTcactacacacatatacagtcaTATTCTGACAGAAAATCAACTATCTTATGGTGTTAAACCACACAATATCCATCCATACATTATCAATACATTCTCATTCACGGTAAAGACCACTTAACGACTTGCCACTTACTCCATACGCAATATCTACATCACCTCATTCTGGCCTAACACTGCCTTGACACAGATAGACTTGAGTAGACATCAAGACAGACAATAACCACTCACCGGCCACCATGCCATGTCCCGTCCTGCCAGGAAATATCCACTCAGGGTGTTCCTGCTCACCCTGCATGAAGACTAAGCATGGAACAGGATCATTTTCACCCtctcagagacacagacacacacacacacacacacacacacacacacacacacacacacacacacacacacacacacacacacacacacacacacacacacacacacacactaacttacATGCAACTTACAGGTGAGACTGAGTCAAGTTAACAAAGAATATTACACAAGGTTAGTGCAATTTCCTTCAAGCCAAGTGCACAGTAGACAGCCGGGAAATAAAAGACGTGCATTGCCCATCACTTTCACACTGCCTCATTGATGGAAAACATTCTCCCAggagtgtgtgtatacatgcacgcacatattCAACACTTACCCAGATGCCCACAGCGAGGTTCAGGAGGAAGTAGGTTGCAACGACGATGATGTCGGAGACACTGAACGACTGGGAATAGGCGTAGAAGTTGGTGGTGGAGTTCGACATCCTAATGTCCGCCACTGGTGCGATACGCGACCCTTTTTTTCTAAAATGAACCCAAACACCTCACACTCAGCCCACCCTTTCCTCCTACAAACATCTATCTGATTTTAAATCACCTGCTCCCTGTAGGCCCGCCTGCACCTGCACCTTGATTTAACCCTCACCCCTGCTGTCCCGGTGCTCTCCTCAGATCACTACTTGGCACAGATCGTCTGCTCTGGAAACAGGTCCAAAAGCTTGTTTGGCACATGCCACTTAGCATACTATGGAAAGCAAGCACTAGTCAACACGTACATCCATCATCACCATTGGAATTACACAGCATCCCTACACATAAGTACAAAGTAAGTTGAATAaggtttggataaaagcgcctgctaaatgccctaaatgtaaatgtaaatgtgagttACATAGGAAATCTCCCAAAAAAATTGGCCAGACTACACTGCGAGAACCTTCCGAACAGGACTGCCTCGTACACACTATGAGACTGTACAGAATGGTTAAGAGAAGGTGTGAGTTGAGTGTCCTTTGGTTGAATTGATGATTAAACACATCAGGCTAATGTGACATCCGcgacgctgacacacacattctgctaaGTGATaatggagtctgtgtgtgtttgtgtgtgtgtgtgtgtgtgtgtgtgtgtgtgtgtgtgtgtgtgtgtgtgtgtgtgtgtgtgtgtgtgtgtgtgtgtgtgtgtgtgtgtgattgtgtttgaagCTCCAAAAGCACTGCAGCAGATGCTGATGTGTCCCAGAGTCCACAGCCACGGGCCAAGAAACACGCGCTGTCCACAAATAGTTAATCATTGGTGTTGACATGTTAATAATCATTAgtggctggacacacacacacacaaactgacatgAAGTCTTAACGTGGACAGGAAATGCACAGGAGATAAAACCCCTTTTTGAGATTAATTTAAGGGTTAAAAGTTATCTTAAGGTTAAAATAGATTTTCTTGACTTTTTATCAGATTCCGTTTCTCCAAAACTTCTCAACAAGTATACATTTTCATACTTCAGTACTATGAAACGATTTAAACACACCTACATTGTCTTGTAAGTGAAAGATGAAAGTCAAACTCAATActaccctctcttctttcaaatctgccctcaaaacataccttttcacactagccttccccacctaactcccactttattcttcatgtttaacctctggttttcttttattcctagtctgtcttacatagttttgatagggcaatatgtaaagcgtcttagagtaccatattaagcgctatataaatttcatttattattattattattattactaataaTTGCAAAATAAATGATCTTATTAATTAATTTTGGAAGACTTTAAAGTGAGTGGATGTGTGAGTAAGTGAGCAAGTTAGTAAGTAGTAGAATGAATTAGTGCTACTTGATTTGAAATTAActcagtgtcacacacacacacacacacacacacacacacacacacacacacacacacacacacacacacacacacacacacattcatacatgaACAGAGCGGTACTATGTTTGTCTGCTGCAAGGAACAGATGGCAGAGGAAAGCCTGATGGCGAACATGTCATCGTTaatcataccaacacacacacacacacacacacacacacacacacacacacacacacacacacacacacacacacacacacacacacacacacacacacacacacacacacacacacacacacattaagtcaGGCATATGCAGAGAAGGCTTACTATGCATCCAACATCGGATTGGCCTTGCAAATATCTGCTTGAGATTGATGTAACCAATTGTAGaattaaatatttgtttttgaAGATAGTTCTAGATAGACAATAAAACCCCTCATCATCCCCAATAAAATGACCCATTACAAATCATTTTTATGAGAGAAATAGTATTAGCTCACAAATCAGTTTCTGTAGGATTATAGCATATTTAATTAACATCAGCATGcaagatgtatatatatatatatatatatatatatatatatatatacacacatatatatatatatatatatatatatattatgcataGGTCCAGAGCCGTCCAGAACCCGTCTACGGAGAGCCATTCTCTGATAGGTCCTTGGGTCAGGgagatgacagccaatcaggtgaGAGATATGTCTTGTAACCCGGAAGAACTAactcacaacaaaaaaattCCCGCGAACGCTTTTAGCAGCACTCGAGTTCAGTCAGTAcagttaaaataatatttttgtcATAGGGTTTCTTTGTATGCCTATTGTTTGACACGAGGAATTATAAATATCCTTTGCGATCATGGACGAGTACGACGAGATGTACGGGATTGAGGATGACTACGACCAACAGTTTGCTGATGAGTTGGAAGTTTTAGCCGAAATGAATAATGGTGAGTTGACAGATATGTTGTATGTATAGGAAGTGTAACCTTATAGCGTTGTTCTATTATTTCATACTCACATTTGACGTTAGAAGTTTCTGTAACTGTGCTTTATATCAGGTCagtctgttttgtttttactctgacaataacaattgtatttgtattgaactgTTATAACGCCTCCAACGGACGATGTGGCATAGTTCATCTCCCAATATGTAGCCTACTGTTATTAATGCGCACTGGTGCTTCACCTGGGTGAGGAAACTAAAGCATATTCTGCATTAGTTGCACACAAAATAGGGCCATTAACAAGTGAGTAAAGCATCACAGGAGTTAacaacatataaacacactcacagtgtCTCTTCATTGTATTTAATTTATTGTCCGATTTTTGTGCTTGTGCATTCAATCACCATATCTCTCTGTTTAGTGCAACCTACGAAGAATCCCCCACCACCTTCCGAGGAAAGAACTGAGCCCCTGCAACTTGATCCTCCCATTAGTGAGTTGAACTCAAACATTTTGGTATTAATGTGTATGTTAAGTTTTATAATGCCTGCTTGAGTGCATTATATTAATATTGCATGTATATTTATTGTAGCATGAATAAAGACCATGTACTTTGTTTACAGCCCCAAAAGCAAAGCGCCAAAAGCAGGATGCCAGTGTTGTCAAGCGGCTGTTCGACTCGCAGCAGACGGATGAGGTCACAGCCCCAACGACGCGTACTGATGAcatcacccctccatcctccccaGAGCAATATGAATCCACTCATAGGTAGGAAAAAATGCATGGCTGGAAAAAGTGTGTCAAAATGACCCAGCCAAATAGTGTGGAAGGATAGGGCCGCGGCCTGGAGC contains these protein-coding regions:
- the fam83gb gene encoding protein FAM83G, with translation MALSQVQCLDNQNVNSRVSESKPEFFYSEDQRLALEALISSGRDGFMDSVHEKGIREFLSEPELEWLARTAEAYRPGFEHPLQKAEVAAGPGNLTPGSVDDALSLQYWPDLSEASVAELDLGWPDSINYRGITRVAVHTQPPIEGHTHIKEVVRKTIAAASKVIAVVMDAFTDVDIFRDMLDASFKRKIPVYIILDHAAVPSFLAMCSRADMHRGHLKNLRVRCCGGVEFHTRVAQKVCGSLNQRFLLVDGDRAISGSYSYTWLSSRLDRNLITVITGQVVETFDQQFRDLYLTSRGVSLSKVPFGEEPAPDPVLYSAPVPVSAAVARKLINPKYALVTGGKHASPGSSNQNSSNKTASKNPLGLIMPKGRIREEVEAPPLHPGLAHLEKAYMINYLPTWPEPDPPRDVIGFINIRDDKRAHQVHLQRSEMFETSQAIRFSSPFSPNPEPELAAPAVPRTDLGPFQTHDVPAAPTEPGVRPDPEPADQIDAVAPPPADTVPPRGKPPSRDPSPPRASETEDRLSSIEASEPAAEVPTDAAAVTDPVPKPRTLQLVIEQPHPSAPSSQPQISLVRKIHIPEINAQRAAHESSAGARGRLVSHRGEGDSADGSQDSTEVMCDDPPAHENPSSVSTASEGEEFYECNPSEPRDGLTNGGTTGSGHGGRHGDGLNVMARFSQSMLDLRPPSEQGDGRSLIQQSQLLRRGSQQPPGRHIGQLFQYSRSPGRGPKVIVAKPGSHHRPGNSSTRVIGGHRYWQGLGQQMHVDSDCARASRSPRRHSPGYRKEGNAGSTAQPTPSNPTGFLGVSFSKLGHLKHLKTRAGGVQKKASYS
- the slc5a10 gene encoding sodium/mannose cotransporter SLC5A10, with the protein product MSNSTTNFYAYSQSFSVSDIIVVATYFLLNLAVGIWSSCRVSRNTLSGYFLAGRDMAWWPIGASLFASSEGSGLFIGLAGTGAAGGIAVAGFEWNATYVLLALAWVFVPVYVASGIVTMPEYLGRRFGGERIRTYLAVLSLLLSIFTKISTDLYSGALFVQVCLGWNLYLSTILMLVVTALYTIAGGLAAVIYTDTLQTVIMLVGAIILTITAFNEIGGYSNLEKVYSLAIPSKIIPNSTCHLPREDAMHLFRDATTGDLPWPGMTLGLTILATWYWCTDQVIVQRSLSAKNMSHVKGASILAGYLKLLPFIFIILPGMISRALYPDTVGCVDPEECVRVCGAEVGCSNIAFPKMVIELMPSGLRGLMIAVMMAALMSSLTSIFNSSSTLFTMDIWKKHRPRATEKELLLVGRIVTVILVVVSVVWIPILQSANSGQLYVYIQSVTSYLAPPVTAVFTLAVFWKRTNEQGAFWGLMVGLVVGMCRMVLEFAFPPPRCGVVDWAPSVLRSVHYLHFAILLCGLSTIVVVVVTLLTPPPTPEQLTNLTWWTLTEEVQREIPLRKVSSVSNRSPPASKSVCRVTCGQGPSLCISSQSSQPTPPPRVPSVRETLFWSRFCCANALLLVSINIFLFAYFA